ATCTGTGGAATACTCACGTGCCAAATCTGCGAAGCTTTCACCATTAAGAATCCTTTGACGAATATTTTGCATCAACTCCATTTCTCTAGCCTCATCCGCTTCACCTGCTTCCACAACCTTTAAGATATGGCTGGCACGCACTTCTTCACCCTTGCGATCGGTTAGCTTGATGATGTGGTAACCAAATTGAGATTTCACTACTTTGCTAATTTCATTTAGATCCAAAGCGAAAGCAGCATCTTCAAAAGCTTTTACCATCATACCTCGCTTAAAAAATCCCAAGTCTCCGCCTTGTTCTTTGCTGGGACAATCGCTACGGGTAGCCGCCAATTCGGCGAAATCTGCGCCTTCCTGCAATTCGCTATAGATTTGATTGATCTCACTTAGTGCTTGAGCATCAGTATCTTCAGAGGCTTTTACCTCTCGCATAATCATACGTAATTGCCAAGATACGGGTTTTACCGCCAAAGAATCTTTTGTTGCTTCGTAATAATTGAGCATTTCGTTATCAGACACGCTAATATCTTTGGCGATTTGTTCTTCAAGCTGTTCGGTAAGGGCGTTTTCGGTGAGTTGGGTGGCAAAGAATTCCTGCAAATCTCTTTGGGTAAATTTCATCTTTGCCAAATCTTCTTGAAATGCGGCTTCGCTGGGATATTGACTTCGTATCCGTTGAACGTAACTTTCTGCATATTTGTTGATGGCGTCCTCATCAACCTTTAGATCCATTTGTTTAGCTTTTTGCACCATGATTTTCTGCTCTACCATGTGATTTAGAACATCGCTGGGTTCCAATAGATCAGGATTGATGTTTGCCGTGCGCATCTGACTTATCTGCCTCTGTAAATCCGAAAGCAGAATGATTTCTGAGCCCACGCGGGCTACAATTTTATCTAATAATTCGGCATTAACCGAAAGGCAAAGGCTTAGTATTAGCGCTATCCAAATGAGTTTCTTCATTAAAAATGTCCTTTAATAATAATATATTTCATTGTTCTGAGCTTTTATCTCGCGTAAGAGATTACGATACACTTCTTCCTGCTTTTCCAAGAGTATTTTGCGCCGGATCTCTGCCCGAAACTCTTCAAAACTGGCTTCATTATCACTTTCCTTACTTTCTGTGTAGCGAATTACATACCACAAATTGTCTTTATTTACAACTGTGCTCTGATTTGCTTGCAATACATGGACGGCCATCCAAAACAAGGAATCTTCAGATGCAGATTCAATGAAGCCCATCATGCCGTCGTTTACACGCAAAGAATCTATTGAATAACGCCTGAGCGCAGTACTAAAATCCATTCCCTGATTTATCTGCTTTAACACGTTTTCTGCAGTAAGCTTATCCGGCAATCCTATACGTTGAACCTTATACATCACTGCGGGCTTTTGAAATTCAGCCTGATGCACACGGAAATATGAGAAAAGCTGATTTTCAGAGATATCTATCTGCGCTAAACGCTTTGCAATCAAAGCATTTGCCTTCACTTTTTTTTGAGCATAATCCAAACGTTGTTTCACTGCTGGGTCTTCGTTTAGCTTTTGTAAATCGGCAGCTTGAGCTAATAAGGTAAGATTCACCCAATCTTCCACATATTGACGCCGTTGCTGGGTGGAAAGCTTTTCCCATTCACCATTGTCGATGCTTGCTTTAAAGGCATCCAGTTCCAATACTTCACCATTTACTTCTGCCAAAATATCCTCAGCATTCTCCTTTGCCTTACAAGCAGGCAAGATTAGAGAAAGGAAGATTAGGATGAATGGCAATAATTTCATAGAAATGGCGGCGTATATTTGATCCTTATATAAGGCTTCTTTCCCTCTGGAGCTGTGAGAGCATTGAAGAATTCTATCTCTCCAAAATCTTTGCGCTCATAATTGCTCATTACCACAATCCCATTTTGTAAAATGGGGCTGCCATCAGGGAATTTTCCTCCAGAAACATAAGCCTGGATGATAGGCGTTATGTCCAATTTCACCGAATCTGCGCTTGCAGCGGCATAATTTACGATGTTTGAACTAAACTCTGGTAAATACATCCAAGTAGTAGGCACAATCTCATTTTCTTGCGGAGCGTCTTTAAGCAAAAGGGCGGTAAAATCATAGCCCAGCGTATTTTTCAGCGAAGGCGTTTGCGTATTTGTGTACAATACGAGTTCTGCCTTATTTATACTTACCCGTTTGAGCTCATTTTCCGGAATAATTACGCCATTTTCATCCTTAAATAAGTTCATATCTACATTCAAATCCAAATACATGCGCTGAGGATTGTAGTTGCTTACTTTCCAAAGCCCTTCTGTAACGGGAGCTTCCTCATAAATAAGATTAAAAGCATTTCTGCTGGCGTTTTTGGAAAAACTGCTATACTCCTCATCAGATGAAGTGAGTTTATATTCGTAACTAATCTTGGAACCAAGACTTGGGCTGCTAAGCTGCATTTCCACAAAACCATCAGCAAATCCAGCTTCATCGGAAGCCTTAATTAAAATATTCAGTCCCGTAGAATCTGCATCAGCTTGCCAATTGCGAATAAACTCGAAAGGTAAATCCAAGCTCAAGGTATCTAGATCTGCAATTGTTTCCTGCAAGGTGTATGCTATTTGGCTTATTTCGGTAAGATCCTCATCGTTATAGGCAAAGGGATCATCCAGGTAGTTTGAGTTTACTTTATAAAATATCAGTTTAACCGGATTGTTTTCGATGTTGCTACTATTTGTAAGCACTATACTAAGTTTGGGATTTTGAATGTCGTGATAATTAGCTATAACGCTGTCTGCCGGAAGATCTGTAAATCTTAAAATGCTTCGAGCTTCACACGAATTCCATTTTCCCACCAAGAGAGCTTTGCGATTACTAAAGATGGAGCTTAAGGAATCGGCAGGAAAAGTATATCCAGAAACAAGCGCTTCTTCACTTTCAAAAGAGATAGGTTCCAATCCGCTCCAATTTGTACCGGTAAGATTATCTTTTTTAGTACATGCGCCAATCAGTATCAAAGCTAGCAGCATTATAATAATGTGTTTTACATAATTCATATATTCATATCCTAATAAAAATAGATTTTGATTATTAGTAGTATTAGTAGGCTTTGTGGATATGTAGATAATTGGTCAAGCTTTTTTTTGCATTCGGGTATTTGCAGCAACTTAGCTGTGCATGATACATGTGGATAAGATGTGGATAAGTACAGAGCATTATCCACTACCTTTCCACCAAATTTACGGCAAAAGCCTTATCTGATAAGTTTTCCACGCTTATCCACCAGAAAGCATACACAATTGTGGATAAGTAGTCTATAACGGAGTCTAAATACTCTAAAATGGGCATTTGCGATTTTGTTTCACGGTAAACAGATGATTTCATTTTGCACCACCGCTACTGAGGTTTTTTATCATTAGTTCCAAAGAAGAACGGAAGGTTTCATCATCGCGAAACAGATTCTCTATCAAGCGCTTAGCATGAAGTACGGTAGTATGATCTTTACGATTGAAGTATTCGGCGATATCTTTTAATGATAATGCAGGAATCAAAAGATTTGCCAGATACATTGCCACTTGGCGTGGAAAGGCTACGTTTGGTTTTCTGCTTTTATCCATAAGTTGTTCTACGCTAAGCTGATATGTGCTGCAAACATGATTTGTAATTGCATCCAAGCTTATGTTGCGGCTTACTTCTGAAATCATATCTGACAATATGGTATGAGCTATTTCTGCATCGATATCTTCTGGATTTAGTTTATTATAGGAAGCATAGGCAAGAATGCGAATAAGTGAACCTTCCAGGGCACGTACCGATGATGTGATATTATCGGCGATAAAATTGATAACTTCATCTGAGAGAGTAATGTTTTCGGGTTCGGCTTTTTTTCTTAAGATAGCCACTCTGGTTTCAAAATCTGGATTCTTAAGGTCTGCCAGGAGTCCGCTTTCAAATCTGGTTACAAGTCTTTTTTCCAGATCAGGAATATCTTTTGGTGGTCGATCGGAGGTTAGCACAATCTGTTTACGATTGTCAAAAAGGGCGTTAAAAGTGTGGAAGAATTCTTCTTGAGTGCCTTCTTTGCGCGAGAGAAAATGGATATCATCCACCAAGAGTAAATCCACTTTGCGAAATTTGGAACGAAACTCCGGCATCTTATTTGACCGGATACTTTCGATCATCTCGTTTGTAAATGCTTCACTGGTAGTATAATAGATGCTACAATTGCGCCCTTCTTTGAGTACAAAATTACCCACCGCTTGCATTAGGTGAGTTTTACCCATGCCGCTTTCGCCGTATATAAACAGTGGATTATAAGTAAATCCGGGTGATTCTGCCACTGCTTTTGCCGCCGAATAGGCAAAGTTATTATTGCGTCCTACCACAAACTCTTCAAAGTTGTAACGTTCACTCAATTTAGCATTTAGGCTTACTTTCTTATCGCTATAATCCGGAATGCCACCTTTATCTGCACGATAGGGGTGGGTGATAAAATTAATATCGTAACTTCTACCGTATAAGCTGAATGATATCTCTGCTAAAAGCTTTTTGTAGTTTTGATTAAGGTAATTAGCACTGAATTGGGTAGGAACTCGCACAACAAGTTGATTATCACTTAAATCCACCAGTTTTGTTTCGTAAAACCATGTTTTAAAACTTTGCTCGTTGATGTTCTGTTCCAGTTTATCCAATACATTCTGCCAAATATCCTGATCCATAAGTCTATCCTTCTAAAATATAAATTTATCCACATGATCCATAAATACAGCATTTGATGGGAATTACATATTGTAAATAGTTGACATAAGACAGTTTATGTTTATTAACAAAGTATGAATGAGCATTCATTCTATATACTTATTCACATCTTATCCACATAATTGCCTTTGTTATTATCCATCAAGGTCTTGGCTGTTTTATGAGGCATCTCAATACTCCTAAAGGAAGGAAATCTTTAGTGCCGATTTTTGTCAAGAAACTAAACTGCAATAAGATAAGGAGCAATTTTGGCTTTAATTTCGCTAATATTCTCTTTTACTTATAGCTACAAGCAGGGCTCTCGTTTTGCAAAAAGTATGGTAAAGCATGTATATTAGTGTACAAAAGTAACTTAGCGATTCTCAATTATTTATTGTACAATATGATTATTTCAATAACAAATATCGTGCTTAATCCATATATATACGCTATATTTTACTTTGCTATTTATGCTATTGGCGTTTAAGACTTCGCTCTTTTTCACGCTCCAAATCCTTTTTCTGCAACACATCGCGTTTATCGTAGGTCTTTTTTCCTTTCGCCAAAGCGATGGTTAGTTTGCAGCGTCCTTGTGGGTTGATATAAATATCCAAAGGCACCAATGTCATGCCCTGTTCTTCCGTCTTTATTCTAATGCGTTTAATTTCGTGACGGTTCAGCAACAAGCGGCGGGGTCGTTCAGCTTCGTGGTTGAAGAATGCCGCCTTTTCCCAGGGGGAGATATGGAAATTCATTAGCCAGCATTCACCGTCTTTAATTTTGGCGAAGCTATCTTTGAAGTTAATGCTACCAGCTCGGATGGATTTGATTTCGGTACCTTTCAGAGCAATTCCGGCTTCAAACTTTTGGATAATGGAATAATCGTGCAGTGCTCGGCGGTTTTGTATAGCTTTCACTGTTTTAGTTCTCTTAAGATCTTTGTTTTATATTCTTGAGCGGTTTCCACCAATTCCATTTCATCGAGGTTTTGCAGATTATATTTTTTTACAGCGAATTTTCCAGCTACCATCACATCCCTCATCTGATGGGCGTTCATGGCATAAACTAACTGAGAATAGGGATTATACATGGGGCTACTTTGCAAATTGTGTGCATCGATAATGCAGATATCGGCGGCTTTTCCTTTTTCGATGCTGCCCAATAGTTTATCTTTGCCTAAGGCTTTTGCAGCTTCTATAGTAACCAAGGCAAGCGCATCGCGGGCGGGTAAGAACTCCGGATCTTCATTTAGAGCTTTGTGTAATTTTGCAGTTGTGGAAAGTTCTTCCAAAAGGTCTAAATTATTATTACTGGCAACTCCATCGCTTCCTAAAGATACCCGCACCTTATTTGCTATCATGCTCTTAAGTGGAGCAAAACCGTTGCCCAATTTCATATTGCTATCGGTGCAAATTGCTATGGCAGAATTACTCTTACCCAAGCGTTCCAATTCTTCACCGCTCAGCCAGACT
This Candidatus Cloacimonadota bacterium DNA region includes the following protein-coding sequences:
- a CDS encoding peptidylprolyl isomerase; protein product: MKLLPFILIFLSLILPACKAKENAEDILAEVNGEVLELDAFKASIDNGEWEKLSTQQRRQYVEDWVNLTLLAQAADLQKLNEDPAVKQRLDYAQKKVKANALIAKRLAQIDISENQLFSYFRVHQAEFQKPAVMYKVQRIGLPDKLTAENVLKQINQGMDFSTALRRYSIDSLRVNDGMMGFIESASEDSLFWMAVHVLQANQSTVVNKDNLWYVIRYTESKESDNEASFEEFRAEIRRKILLEKQEEVYRNLLREIKAQNNEIYYY
- a CDS encoding peptidylprolyl isomerase, which codes for MKKLIWIALILSLCLSVNAELLDKIVARVGSEIILLSDLQRQISQMRTANINPDLLEPSDVLNHMVEQKIMVQKAKQMDLKVDEDAINKYAESYVQRIRSQYPSEAAFQEDLAKMKFTQRDLQEFFATQLTENALTEQLEEQIAKDISVSDNEMLNYYEATKDSLAVKPVSWQLRMIMREVKASEDTDAQALSEINQIYSELQEGADFAELAATRSDCPSKEQGGDLGFFKRGMMVKAFEDAAFALDLNEISKVVKSQFGYHIIKLTDRKGEEVRASHILKVVEAGEADEAREMELMQNIRQRILNGESFADLAREYSTDTPSAEDGGIIGEFAAEEFPELFSAPILNTPIGSPTEILKNEGLIYIFMRDEEYPSRIYTYEEVKDQLKDYLSKLKSLEAYQEWISEVKKDAFIEISL
- the smpB gene encoding SsrA-binding protein SmpB, which encodes MKAIQNRRALHDYSIIQKFEAGIALKGTEIKSIRAGSINFKDSFAKIKDGECWLMNFHISPWEKAAFFNHEAERPRRLLLNRHEIKRIRIKTEEQGMTLVPLDIYINPQGRCKLTIALAKGKKTYDKRDVLQKKDLEREKERSLKRQ
- the dnaA gene encoding chromosomal replication initiator protein DnaA, with protein sequence MDQDIWQNVLDKLEQNINEQSFKTWFYETKLVDLSDNQLVVRVPTQFSANYLNQNYKKLLAEISFSLYGRSYDINFITHPYRADKGGIPDYSDKKVSLNAKLSERYNFEEFVVGRNNNFAYSAAKAVAESPGFTYNPLFIYGESGMGKTHLMQAVGNFVLKEGRNCSIYYTTSEAFTNEMIESIRSNKMPEFRSKFRKVDLLLVDDIHFLSRKEGTQEEFFHTFNALFDNRKQIVLTSDRPPKDIPDLEKRLVTRFESGLLADLKNPDFETRVAILRKKAEPENITLSDEVINFIADNITSSVRALEGSLIRILAYASYNKLNPEDIDAEIAHTILSDMISEVSRNISLDAITNHVCSTYQLSVEQLMDKSRKPNVAFPRQVAMYLANLLIPALSLKDIAEYFNRKDHTTVLHAKRLIENLFRDDETFRSSLELMIKNLSSGGAK